The following nucleotide sequence is from Gemella haemolysans ATCC 10379.
ATTCTTCATCAACTACGTCAACTACATCACTATATTTGGCTATAAATTTAGATAGACCACCTGTTAATACTACTTTATAATCTTTACCTAAATCTTGTTTCAGATGCTTGATAATATTTTCAAATTGACCCAAGAAACCATAGAATAATCCCGCTTGCATCTGACTAGTTGTATCTAATCCTAAAGAAGTATTTACAGCTTCAAATTCTACTCTTGGTAACTTAGCAGCTCTTGAATACAGAGCTTCTGCACTAATATTCATACCTGGACAGATAATTCCTCCACGATAATTCATATCTTCATCTACACAGTCAAATGTAGTAGCCGTCCCAAAATCCACAACAATAGCAGGTAAATAAGAACTAACTTTCGCACCAACGATATCAACAACACGATCCGCTCCAAGTTTACTACTATAAGGTTCCGGAACTTTTATTCCAGTATTAATTTCCGCCGAAACTACAACTGGTTCTTTTTCAAAATATTTTTTACTCAGTAGTTCT
It contains:
- a CDS encoding type III pantothenate kinase — protein: MIFALDVGNTNIVLGVFGSDYKMLHSWRIATDNTKTEDELYVIIRNFFIDKGIKFEDFDGVVISSVVPKMMFALELLSKKYFEKEPVVVSAEINTGIKVPEPYSSKLGADRVVDIVGAKVSSYLPAIVVDFGTATTFDCVDEDMNYRGGIICPGMNISAEALYSRAAKLPRVEFEAVNTSLGLDTTSQMQAGLFYGFLGQFENIIKHLKQDLGKDYKVVLTGGLSKFIAKYSDVVDVVDEELTLKGIIELYKMNKEK